A DNA window from Luteolibacter luteus contains the following coding sequences:
- a CDS encoding DUF7133 domain-containing protein, whose protein sequence is MIRHLSYFAALGMAAASAASFTVETMPNPPGVDPQIGGIDALPDGRIAAVFHRGELLIFDPVAKTWSRFAEGLQEPLGIVAESPSAFVVMQRAELTRIKDTDGDGKADEYETVYDGFGLTGNYHEFAFGPAKGPDGFYYIALNVGSNGAGVRPEIRGQWSDLGDLDRTQMIHDDQWGKRSVDAGRMYSRVPYRGWIMKVSPDGKTVVPYACGFRSPDGIGFDRDGQLLVTDNQGDWRGTSPLYTVKEGGFYGHPASLVWRESWAKGDPRKLPVPELDTLRTKETARFPQGELANSPAQPVVFPASWGPFAGQTLLGEMNQNRMVRFLPDEVNGFRQGTLIPMFDGTSLGNGNHRLTFGPDGSLWVGKTHLSWAGAEGLKRIRGNGLGSIFTVKSVKLEKAGDRQALRIAFSQPVTDGLEGVKMNRFSYKYQEEYGSPKIEEAEVTLDPPVLSADGREVLLGFDAKLGSIHHLVLSSLKNGGESLEGAELYYQASELP, encoded by the coding sequence AGCCGCTTCCGCTGCATCCTTCACCGTCGAGACCATGCCGAATCCTCCCGGCGTCGATCCCCAGATCGGAGGGATTGACGCCCTGCCGGATGGCAGGATCGCCGCGGTCTTCCACCGTGGAGAGCTGCTGATCTTTGATCCGGTGGCGAAGACCTGGTCGCGCTTCGCGGAAGGCCTGCAGGAACCGCTCGGGATCGTCGCGGAGTCGCCTTCCGCCTTCGTGGTCATGCAGCGTGCCGAACTCACCCGGATCAAGGATACCGACGGTGATGGCAAAGCCGACGAATACGAGACCGTCTACGATGGCTTCGGTCTCACCGGGAACTACCATGAATTCGCCTTCGGTCCGGCGAAGGGACCGGATGGCTTCTATTACATCGCATTGAATGTCGGTTCGAATGGTGCAGGCGTCCGCCCGGAAATCCGTGGCCAGTGGTCGGATCTCGGCGATCTCGACCGCACCCAGATGATCCACGACGACCAGTGGGGCAAACGCTCCGTGGATGCGGGGCGCATGTACTCGCGCGTCCCTTACCGCGGTTGGATCATGAAGGTCTCGCCGGATGGCAAGACGGTGGTCCCCTACGCTTGCGGTTTCCGTTCTCCCGATGGCATCGGTTTCGACCGGGATGGGCAGCTTCTCGTCACGGACAACCAGGGTGATTGGCGCGGGACCTCGCCGCTCTACACCGTGAAGGAAGGTGGCTTCTACGGCCATCCGGCCTCTCTTGTCTGGCGGGAAAGCTGGGCAAAGGGGGATCCTCGCAAGCTCCCGGTGCCGGAACTCGATACCTTGCGGACGAAAGAAACCGCACGCTTTCCCCAAGGGGAACTCGCGAACTCGCCTGCCCAGCCCGTGGTCTTCCCCGCATCCTGGGGGCCCTTCGCCGGACAAACCTTGCTCGGAGAGATGAACCAGAACCGCATGGTCCGCTTTCTGCCAGATGAGGTGAATGGCTTCCGTCAGGGTACCTTGATCCCGATGTTCGACGGCACATCGCTCGGGAATGGCAATCACCGCCTTACCTTTGGCCCGGATGGTTCCCTGTGGGTCGGCAAGACCCACCTTTCTTGGGCAGGTGCGGAAGGTCTCAAGCGGATCCGGGGGAACGGTCTCGGCAGTATCTTCACCGTGAAATCGGTGAAGCTGGAGAAAGCCGGGGATCGCCAGGCGCTGCGCATTGCTTTCAGCCAGCCCGTCACCGACGGACTGGAGGGCGTGAAGATGAATCGCTTCAGCTACAAGTATCAGGAGGAGTATGGCTCGCCGAAGATCGAGGAAGCGGAAGTGACGCTCGACCCTCCGGTGCTCTCGGCGGATGGCCGGGAAGTCCTGCTCGGCTTCGATGCGAAGCTGGGCAGCATCCATCACCTCGTCTTGTCTTCGTTGAAAAACGGCGGGGAATCGCTGGAGGGTGCCGAACTTTACTATCAGGCCAGCGAGCTTCCTTGA
- a CDS encoding purine-nucleoside phosphorylase, giving the protein MQGMLGIVLGSGLGPLAERVVVSRTEAFSEQGLPGSTVKGHAGRFLFGKLGQRDVVVMQGRVHLYEGHDAKAVTAGVRWMHSQGVEHLILTNAAGTLHPGFPPGCWMMLSDHLNLTGTSPLEGGPNFVDMTEVYDLEARAAFLDVASQRSMTLHQGVYAGLRGPQYETPAEIRMLRTMGADAVGMSTVLEAIQARALGIRVNAFSCLTNWAAGLSPEKLDHAEVIETGAAAAASMMDLLEAWCGGAS; this is encoded by the coding sequence ATGCAGGGAATGCTTGGGATCGTGCTGGGATCGGGCCTCGGGCCCTTGGCGGAGCGGGTGGTGGTTTCGAGGACGGAGGCTTTCTCGGAGCAGGGTCTCCCGGGGTCCACGGTGAAGGGCCATGCCGGCCGTTTCCTTTTTGGGAAGCTTGGCCAGCGCGATGTCGTCGTGATGCAAGGCCGCGTCCACCTCTATGAGGGGCACGATGCCAAGGCGGTGACCGCCGGGGTGCGCTGGATGCATTCGCAGGGAGTGGAGCATTTGATCCTGACAAATGCCGCAGGCACCCTGCATCCCGGATTCCCGCCGGGATGCTGGATGATGCTCTCGGATCACCTCAATCTCACCGGCACCTCGCCGCTGGAAGGCGGTCCGAACTTTGTGGACATGACCGAGGTCTATGACTTGGAAGCGCGGGCTGCCTTCCTCGATGTCGCCTCCCAAAGAAGCATGACCCTCCATCAGGGGGTCTATGCCGGGCTACGGGGACCCCAGTACGAAACACCCGCCGAGATCCGCATGCTGCGGACCATGGGTGCGGATGCTGTCGGCATGAGCACCGTGTTGGAAGCGATCCAGGCACGCGCGCTTGGCATCCGGGTCAATGCGTTTTCCTGCCTCACGAATTGGGCAGCCGGGCTTTCTCCCGAGAAGCTGGATCATGCCGAAGTGATCGAAACCGGAGCCGCCGCTGCCGCCTCGATGATGGATCTTCTGGAAGCATGGTGCGGCGGTGCATCCTGA
- a CDS encoding 2-dehydropantoate 2-reductase — MSWTFGSVAVVGAGAIGLYYGARLAAAGNDVRFLLRSDYDAVKRDGIRVESVAGDLHLEEVKAYLTPEEIGPVDLVIVAWKTTSNDLFGKILPPLLHEQTQVLTLQNGLGNCERLAEIVRPDQILGALCFVCLNRLAPGFVSHTAGGRISVGEYANDGRGRAEEIARRFSAAGIPTDAAASLAEAQWKKLVWNVPFNGLAIAEGGVTTDVLLSSPEVEGEIRALMSEVVTAARAQGLALEDSLIDFNIERTRPMGPYRPSSMIDYVEGREVEFDSIWGEPLRRAKAAGVEVPHMERLAERIRVRLGADG; from the coding sequence GTGAGCTGGACATTCGGATCGGTGGCGGTGGTGGGTGCGGGCGCGATCGGACTCTACTACGGGGCACGTCTTGCGGCCGCGGGGAATGATGTCCGATTCCTGCTGCGCTCCGATTACGACGCGGTGAAGCGTGATGGAATCCGCGTGGAAAGCGTGGCGGGCGATCTCCATCTGGAGGAGGTGAAGGCTTACCTCACCCCCGAGGAGATCGGACCAGTGGATCTGGTGATCGTGGCGTGGAAGACGACTTCGAATGATCTCTTTGGAAAAATCCTGCCTCCCCTGCTCCACGAGCAGACGCAAGTGCTCACGCTTCAGAACGGTCTAGGAAATTGCGAGCGGCTGGCGGAGATCGTGAGGCCGGATCAGATCCTCGGCGCGCTTTGTTTTGTTTGCCTCAATCGCCTGGCTCCGGGATTCGTGAGCCACACAGCGGGAGGTCGGATCAGCGTGGGAGAATATGCGAATGACGGGCGTGGCCGCGCGGAGGAGATCGCGAGGCGATTCTCTGCAGCGGGAATTCCTACCGATGCGGCTGCAAGCCTGGCAGAGGCCCAATGGAAGAAGCTGGTGTGGAACGTTCCTTTCAATGGCTTGGCGATCGCCGAGGGTGGAGTGACAACGGACGTGCTGCTTTCGAGTCCCGAAGTGGAGGGCGAGATCCGCGCGTTGATGAGCGAGGTGGTCACCGCGGCGCGGGCACAAGGACTGGCGCTTGAGGATTCCCTGATTGATTTCAACATCGAGCGGACAAGGCCCATGGGACCCTATCGTCCTTCCAGCATGATCGATTATGTCGAGGGGCGGGAGGTAGAGTTCGATTCAATCTGGGGCGAACCTTTGCGAAGGGCAAAGGCGGCGGGGGTAGAGGTTCCGCACATGGAGAGATTGGCGGAGAGGATTCGGGTGCGTTTGGGAGCAGACGGTTGA
- a CDS encoding histone deacetylase family protein has protein sequence MSKTQGGDATGKIHWASGQGCGCVVGRMRCFYSQDLELKLPSGHPFPMEKFRISKDMLLEGGILKPEEIVEVKVADSHLLRAVHDHTYVDRIYSGLLDRKEQIQLGLPVTPQLYHRSATEVEATRQACHAALAEGVAVCLAGGTHHAFREHGEGYCVFNDVAIAIRDLQMRQPGIKVMVVDTDAHQGNGTAALLGDDPRVFTYSIHVGKNYPTKKIQGSMDVETVRYVEGEMYLKQLFSTLAAALDTFAPDLVIWIAGADNHRNDRFGQMHLSVKDLQRRDEVLLRSFIRNRVPVAVLYGGGYNRQPDFTAKLHRNTVATAKKLAAEFRGL, from the coding sequence GTGTCAAAAACGCAAGGTGGTGATGCCACAGGGAAAATCCATTGGGCAAGCGGCCAAGGCTGTGGTTGCGTGGTGGGGCGCATGCGCTGCTTCTACTCCCAGGATCTGGAACTCAAATTGCCATCGGGGCATCCCTTCCCGATGGAGAAGTTCCGTATTTCCAAGGACATGCTGCTGGAAGGCGGGATCCTGAAGCCCGAGGAGATCGTGGAGGTGAAGGTGGCCGATTCCCACCTGCTGCGAGCGGTGCATGACCATACCTATGTGGACCGGATCTACTCCGGACTGCTGGACCGGAAGGAACAGATCCAGCTCGGGCTGCCGGTCACTCCGCAGCTTTACCACCGGAGTGCCACCGAGGTCGAAGCGACCCGGCAAGCCTGCCACGCCGCACTGGCCGAAGGCGTTGCCGTGTGTCTCGCCGGAGGGACCCACCATGCCTTCCGCGAGCACGGGGAAGGTTACTGCGTTTTCAATGACGTCGCGATCGCGATCCGGGACCTCCAGATGAGGCAACCGGGGATCAAGGTGATGGTGGTGGATACAGATGCCCATCAGGGCAACGGCACTGCCGCGCTGCTGGGCGATGACCCCCGGGTCTTCACTTACTCGATCCACGTGGGGAAGAACTACCCGACCAAGAAGATCCAGGGCTCGATGGACGTCGAGACGGTGCGCTACGTGGAGGGAGAGATGTATCTGAAACAGCTCTTCAGTACCTTGGCCGCCGCGCTGGACACCTTCGCCCCGGATCTTGTGATCTGGATCGCGGGGGCGGACAACCACCGCAACGACCGCTTCGGCCAAATGCATCTTTCCGTGAAGGATCTCCAACGACGCGACGAGGTCCTGCTGCGGTCGTTCATCCGGAACCGGGTGCCGGTGGCGGTGCTCTACGGGGGCGGCTACAATCGCCAGCCGGACTTCACGGCGAAGCTTCACCGGAATACGGTGGCCACGGCGAAGAAGCTGGCGGCGGAGTTCCGCGGGCTTTGA
- a CDS encoding DUF485 domain-containing protein codes for MANPNKPDWETLAKRPDFHELLAAKRRFIVPATIFFLVYYMALPVLIGYFPDLMKKPFIGKVNGAYAFAFSQFLMTFVLAWLYMRTAKKWDAMEHKLLSSIENR; via the coding sequence ATGGCAAACCCGAACAAACCTGACTGGGAGACACTGGCGAAGCGGCCGGACTTCCACGAACTGCTTGCCGCCAAGCGCCGTTTTATCGTCCCGGCGACGATCTTCTTCCTCGTCTACTACATGGCCCTGCCGGTGTTGATCGGGTATTTCCCGGATCTGATGAAGAAACCCTTCATCGGAAAAGTGAACGGTGCCTACGCCTTCGCCTTCTCCCAGTTCCTAATGACCTTCGTCCTCGCCTGGCTCTACATGCGCACGGCGAAGAAATGGGATGCCATGGAGCACAAGCTCCTGTCCTCGATCGAGAACCGTTAA
- a CDS encoding solute symporter family protein translates to MLSAIQFTPALGMFLTFVAITLVITWFSARKATGSAGYFAAGRSIKGWQNGLAVAGDYMSAASFLGISGMIAFKGYDGFMYSVGFLVAYLTVLLLVAEPLRNAGKYTMADLLAYRMKPRPVRAMASLSTLMVSTIYMIAQMVGAGGIIKELIHVEFAPAVIGVGVLMLVYVVFGGMLATTWVQIIKAVLLMGGAFALSWMVLGQHDYSMTKFFTAVAHADYAGTVPEKNLLDPGMKYGAAVNPWGPLDFVSLALGLVLGTAGLPHILVRFYTVPDARTARVSVAWAIGVIGVFYILTTFFGFGAATILPKSSILTATGAENTNMVAPILARALGGEMFFAFISAVAFATILAVVAGLTMSASTSFAHDFYTNVMKHGKETAPEQEIKIARITAFFVGAISIAIAIKMGPTANAAFLVGLAFAVAASANLPVILFSIFWKRFNTAGAVAGLGTGLGSAVILILLSPNGIFGKAGAIFPLENPGIASIPLGFLGAYLGTVLTKRDPEAEAKFAELNFRAQTGLGAEKATSGH, encoded by the coding sequence ATGCTTTCCGCGATTCAATTCACTCCCGCGCTCGGGATGTTCCTCACCTTCGTGGCGATCACCCTGGTGATCACCTGGTTCAGCGCCCGCAAGGCGACCGGTTCCGCCGGTTACTTCGCCGCTGGCCGCAGCATCAAGGGCTGGCAAAACGGCCTGGCCGTCGCCGGTGACTACATGAGCGCTGCCAGCTTCCTCGGCATTTCCGGGATGATCGCCTTCAAGGGCTACGATGGCTTCATGTATTCCGTCGGCTTCCTGGTCGCCTACCTCACGGTGCTTCTGCTGGTGGCGGAGCCTCTCCGGAATGCGGGGAAGTATACCATGGCCGACTTGCTCGCCTACCGCATGAAGCCGCGCCCGGTGCGTGCCATGGCTTCGCTTAGCACGCTGATGGTTTCCACCATCTACATGATCGCCCAGATGGTCGGTGCCGGCGGCATCATCAAGGAACTCATCCATGTGGAGTTTGCGCCGGCGGTGATCGGTGTGGGCGTGCTGATGCTCGTCTATGTGGTCTTCGGCGGTATGCTCGCTACCACCTGGGTGCAGATCATCAAGGCGGTGCTTCTCATGGGCGGTGCCTTCGCCTTGAGCTGGATGGTGCTGGGCCAGCACGACTACAGCATGACCAAGTTCTTCACCGCCGTCGCCCATGCCGACTACGCGGGCACGGTGCCGGAAAAGAACCTGCTGGATCCCGGCATGAAATACGGCGCTGCGGTCAATCCCTGGGGGCCGCTTGATTTCGTTTCGCTGGCACTGGGGCTCGTCCTCGGCACCGCCGGCTTGCCTCACATCCTCGTGCGCTTCTACACCGTGCCGGATGCCCGCACCGCCCGCGTCAGCGTGGCTTGGGCGATCGGCGTGATCGGTGTCTTCTACATCCTTACCACCTTCTTTGGATTCGGTGCCGCCACCATCCTGCCAAAGTCCTCCATCCTCACCGCCACCGGTGCCGAGAATACCAACATGGTCGCCCCGATCTTGGCGCGGGCACTCGGCGGAGAAATGTTCTTCGCCTTCATCAGTGCCGTGGCCTTCGCGACGATCCTCGCGGTGGTTGCCGGCCTGACGATGAGTGCCAGCACTTCCTTCGCGCATGACTTCTACACGAACGTGATGAAGCACGGAAAGGAGACGGCACCCGAGCAGGAGATCAAGATCGCGCGGATCACCGCTTTCTTCGTCGGTGCGATCAGCATTGCCATCGCGATCAAGATGGGTCCCACGGCAAACGCGGCCTTTCTCGTCGGCCTCGCCTTTGCGGTTGCCGCTTCGGCCAACCTCCCGGTGATCCTCTTCTCGATCTTCTGGAAGCGCTTCAACACCGCAGGAGCGGTGGCGGGTCTCGGCACGGGCTTGGGCTCCGCGGTGATCCTGATCTTGCTCAGCCCGAACGGGATCTTCGGCAAGGCAGGTGCCATCTTCCCTCTGGAGAACCCGGGCATCGCCAGTATCCCGCTCGGCTTCCTTGGTGCCTATCTCGGAACGGTGCTCACGAAGCGTGATCCCGAAGCCGAAGCCAAGTTCGCCGAACTCAACTTCCGCGCCCAGACCGGCCTCGGTGCCGAGAAGGCAACAAGCGGGCATTGA
- a CDS encoding SGNH/GDSL hydrolase family protein: MKWLLPLLLTGCAIVPAQEPPLPAPLIAELKKEWPKNRTVNLVFHGHSVPAGYHETPEVKPFESYPLMAMQRIQKANPHAVINAIVTAIGGEDSKKGAARFKKDVLRMHPDVIFIDYALNDRRLPEAEVEKAWRSMAKEAKAEGVPVVFVTPTGARNVNYDAPDEPLEIRAAIIRKVAAEEGIPVADVLAAWKAALKKGVKQDSLLAQANHPNKKGHEIAAKVIAGMFGVR; this comes from the coding sequence ATGAAGTGGCTGCTTCCCCTGCTCTTGACGGGCTGCGCGATTGTTCCTGCCCAGGAGCCGCCCTTGCCCGCACCGCTTATCGCGGAGCTGAAAAAGGAGTGGCCGAAGAACCGGACGGTCAACCTCGTCTTCCATGGCCACAGCGTTCCCGCAGGTTATCACGAGACGCCCGAGGTGAAGCCCTTCGAGTCCTATCCGCTGATGGCGATGCAACGGATCCAGAAGGCGAACCCTCATGCAGTGATCAATGCAATCGTCACGGCGATCGGTGGTGAGGACAGCAAGAAGGGCGCCGCACGATTCAAGAAGGACGTCCTCCGGATGCACCCTGACGTGATTTTCATCGACTATGCGCTCAATGACCGCCGCCTGCCCGAGGCCGAAGTCGAAAAGGCATGGCGATCCATGGCGAAGGAAGCCAAGGCGGAGGGAGTGCCGGTGGTATTCGTGACACCGACCGGAGCGAGGAATGTGAACTACGATGCTCCCGACGAGCCGCTTGAAATTCGTGCCGCGATTATCCGCAAGGTGGCAGCAGAGGAAGGAATCCCGGTAGCGGATGTTCTGGCCGCATGGAAGGCGGCGCTGAAGAAGGGCGTGAAGCAAGACAGCCTTCTGGCTCAAGCGAACCATCCCAACAAGAAGGGCCATGAGATCGCCGCGAAGGTGATTGCGGGGATGTTCGGCGTCCGATAG
- a CDS encoding rhodanese-like domain-containing protein: MKAALTLLLSCFLTGFAAAEDGKPKDGPVKVEQAEQQISSGIQLLDVRSKDEWDEGHLKGAKLLPVSEEDFAGKAKAFLDPKKPVLVYCRSGKRSEKAAKELRDAGFTPVYEMEGGILAWEKAGKPVEK, encoded by the coding sequence ATGAAAGCCGCGCTCACACTTCTCCTTTCCTGCTTCCTCACCGGTTTCGCCGCCGCGGAAGATGGAAAGCCGAAGGACGGGCCGGTAAAAGTCGAGCAGGCGGAACAACAGATCAGTTCCGGCATCCAGCTCCTCGACGTGCGATCAAAGGACGAATGGGATGAGGGCCATCTGAAAGGTGCAAAACTCCTTCCGGTCTCCGAGGAGGATTTCGCCGGAAAGGCAAAGGCCTTCCTCGACCCCAAGAAGCCGGTGCTGGTTTACTGCCGCAGCGGCAAGCGCTCGGAGAAGGCGGCAAAGGAACTCCGCGATGCCGGTTTCACCCCGGTCTATGAAATGGAAGGCGGCATCCTCGCTTGGGAAAAGGCCGGCAAGCCGGTCGAGAAATAG
- the rsgA gene encoding ribosome small subunit-dependent GTPase A — MTLAELGWDEFFAEAFAPFQAKGWFPARLIRETTINYSAFVGEDPEDVEEVDLVLSGKVWHDAGTDADLPAVGDWVAVELGGENQDHVIRARLPRKSCFSRKMPGKSVEEQVIGANVDVVAVVTDSGPDHNPRRMERYFTLIGRAGAKPVVLVNKSDLFPKSHNEACADELRVLCPEADVHVTSALNNKGLDVLQSYLKDGITMCVVGSSGVGKSTLVNQLYGEEWQFTDDVNEVTGKGRHTTTSRELVPLPFGGMLIDNPGMREIQMWTDEQTLRESFADVEAMAIECRFADCKHGNDKGCAIRAAVEGGTLDLHRLESFLNLDDEIGKLRKLAKKRQMTVERWAKRTHRVKARNLEDRIQLEKDERGDL; from the coding sequence ATGACGCTCGCCGAGCTGGGTTGGGATGAATTTTTTGCCGAAGCCTTCGCCCCTTTTCAGGCGAAAGGCTGGTTCCCCGCGCGCCTGATCCGGGAGACCACGATCAATTACAGCGCCTTCGTGGGGGAAGACCCCGAGGACGTGGAAGAGGTGGATCTCGTCCTTTCCGGCAAGGTCTGGCACGACGCCGGGACCGATGCCGATCTCCCCGCCGTGGGAGATTGGGTGGCCGTGGAACTCGGTGGCGAGAATCAGGACCACGTGATCCGTGCGCGCCTGCCGCGGAAATCCTGCTTCTCCCGGAAAATGCCCGGCAAGAGCGTCGAGGAGCAGGTCATCGGCGCGAACGTGGACGTGGTGGCCGTGGTGACGGATTCCGGCCCGGACCACAATCCGCGCCGCATGGAGCGCTACTTCACCCTGATCGGCCGCGCCGGTGCCAAGCCGGTGGTGCTGGTGAACAAATCCGATCTTTTCCCCAAGAGTCACAACGAAGCCTGCGCCGACGAACTTCGCGTGCTCTGCCCCGAGGCGGACGTGCACGTGACCAGCGCGCTCAACAACAAAGGCCTGGACGTGCTCCAGTCCTACCTGAAGGACGGAATTACGATGTGCGTCGTAGGTTCCTCCGGCGTGGGGAAATCGACACTCGTCAACCAGCTCTACGGAGAGGAGTGGCAATTCACCGATGATGTGAACGAAGTGACCGGCAAGGGCCGCCACACTACCACTTCCCGCGAGCTGGTGCCCCTGCCCTTCGGCGGCATGCTCATCGACAATCCCGGGATGCGGGAGATCCAGATGTGGACCGATGAGCAGACCCTACGCGAAAGCTTCGCGGATGTGGAAGCGATGGCCATCGAGTGCCGCTTCGCCGACTGCAAACACGGCAACGACAAGGGCTGCGCGATCCGCGCGGCCGTGGAGGGGGGAACGCTCGACCTGCATCGCCTGGAAAGCTTCCTGAATCTGGACGACGAGATCGGGAAGCTGCGCAAGCTGGCCAAGAAACGGCAGATGACCGTTGAGCGCTGGGCCAAGCGGACCCACCGGGTGAAGGCGCGAAATCTCGAAGACCGGATCCAACTGGAGAAGGACGAGCGCGGGGACTTGTAG